One Kribbella sp. NBC_00662 genomic region harbors:
- a CDS encoding MerR family transcriptional regulator: protein MLTISEFGKRAGLSHKALRLYDVSGLLAPAQVDPANGYRFYDEAQLERARRISVLRQLDMPLTTIAEVLAGSDEEGLIRLDRWWAAEEATTEARRATLQYLRDRLSRSGTPGLAPRPVLTRDVPATKIASIRADTDQQLLVGVIVTCTDEILSYLRAAGASATTGSWVIYHGAVTPEGAATVEVCVPFDGLVDPTGRIAIRVEPAHREAYCTITMNECAYPRIMLAYDLVTDWVRATGVPEAGPPREVYLPDCHLIPRDEPAVDIALPILERNA from the coding sequence GTGTTGACGATCAGTGAGTTCGGGAAGCGGGCCGGGCTTTCGCACAAGGCCTTGCGGCTGTACGACGTGTCCGGGCTGCTCGCGCCCGCTCAGGTCGACCCGGCCAACGGTTACCGCTTCTACGACGAGGCGCAGCTGGAGCGGGCTCGGCGGATCAGTGTGCTGCGGCAGTTGGACATGCCGCTGACCACGATCGCCGAAGTACTGGCGGGATCCGACGAGGAGGGCTTGATCCGGCTCGATCGCTGGTGGGCCGCCGAGGAGGCAACCACGGAAGCCCGCCGGGCGACGCTGCAGTACCTGCGCGACCGCCTGTCCCGATCCGGTACGCCGGGACTCGCGCCGCGACCGGTCCTGACCCGCGACGTACCGGCGACCAAGATCGCGTCGATCCGCGCCGACACCGATCAGCAGCTGCTGGTCGGCGTCATCGTGACGTGCACCGACGAGATCCTGTCGTACCTGCGCGCGGCCGGGGCGAGCGCAACCACCGGGTCGTGGGTGATCTACCACGGCGCGGTGACGCCGGAGGGCGCGGCGACGGTCGAGGTGTGCGTGCCGTTCGACGGCCTCGTGGACCCGACCGGCCGGATCGCGATCCGGGTCGAGCCGGCGCACCGGGAGGCGTACTGCACGATCACGATGAACGAGTGCGCGTACCCGCGGATCATGCTCGCCTACGACCTCGTGACGGACTGGGTCCGGGCCACCGGCGTACCCGAGGCGGGTCCGCCACGTGAGGTGTACCTCCCGGACTGCCACCTGATCCCCCGCGACGAACCGGCCGTCGACATCGCTCTGCCCATTCTCGAGAGGAACGCCTGA
- a CDS encoding transglutaminase domain-containing protein translates to MDYKTQSRFSDPGDHAGLFDALPDDIPGIAAVVRNLLIHYRGGGIEFTGERLAEIDNRWVAAILATDQKRNGTALTEPREPVDRVVGCCRDYTLTFVSVLRHKGIPARSRIGFADYFAQGFNPDHVVAEYWNGDRWVMIDAQLDPAEDRPFDVQDMPSGPFRSAAEVWLGIRAGDLDPELFGVDPGSPIGGAWFVRNYVHYQLAHLNGDELLLWDNWGAMSDRLDGADVDLTDRIARLMVASDNGDETATKEVDELYRTDPELTFAGRSFITSPTGAPFAWVDVS, encoded by the coding sequence ATGGACTACAAGACCCAGAGCCGGTTCAGCGACCCCGGCGACCACGCCGGACTGTTCGACGCGCTGCCGGACGACATCCCCGGAATCGCCGCGGTGGTTCGCAACCTGCTGATCCACTACCGGGGCGGCGGCATCGAGTTCACCGGCGAACGCCTCGCCGAGATCGACAACCGCTGGGTGGCGGCGATCCTCGCCACGGACCAGAAGCGCAACGGTACGGCGCTCACCGAGCCCCGGGAGCCCGTCGATCGCGTCGTCGGGTGCTGCCGCGACTACACGCTGACGTTCGTGTCCGTACTGCGGCACAAGGGGATCCCGGCGCGCAGCCGGATCGGGTTCGCGGACTACTTCGCGCAGGGGTTCAACCCCGACCACGTGGTCGCGGAGTACTGGAACGGCGACCGCTGGGTGATGATCGACGCGCAGCTCGACCCGGCCGAAGACCGTCCGTTCGACGTGCAGGACATGCCGAGCGGGCCGTTCCGGTCGGCCGCCGAGGTCTGGCTCGGGATCCGCGCCGGGGACCTTGACCCTGAGCTCTTCGGTGTCGACCCCGGATCGCCGATCGGCGGCGCGTGGTTCGTGCGGAACTACGTGCACTATCAACTCGCACACCTGAACGGCGACGAGCTGCTGCTCTGGGACAACTGGGGTGCGATGTCGGACCGGCTCGACGGCGCCGATGTCGACCTGACCGACCGGATCGCGCGACTGATGGTTGCCTCCGACAACGGAGACGAGACCGCGACGAAGGAGGTCGACGAGCTCTACCGCACCGATCCCGAGCTGACCTTCGCCGGCCGGTCGTTCATCACCTCTCCCACCGGCGCGCCGTTCGCGTGGGTGGACGTCAGCTGA